Proteins from a genomic interval of Garra rufa chromosome 4, GarRuf1.0, whole genome shotgun sequence:
- the LOC141332777 gene encoding scavenger receptor cysteine-rich type 1 protein M130-like, with protein MSVCDAAFDQQDAEVVCRELDCGAPVQVLGAAAFGKGDAQIWTHDIQCRGNGSYIILCPTSYSLNHTCTHKNDIGLQCSGYVNLRLANDPDICSGRVERQYSNKWGTVCDACWDMRAASVLCRQLNCGIAVSVVGSDWFGEGSGKIWADVFDCDGNETKLSECSISSWSRAECSHRRDVGVICSGSSLALHDGLVRLSGERQCEGEVEVFIHQVWRRVLLDSWSLNESSVVCRQLGCGSVLNFYGSSSSSPEHSHECVTGFQCSGSEAHLGNCSSPQTLNCSSTQQLSITCLDHGSIRLVGSGGDCAGRLEVFHSGSWGTVCDDSWDIKDAHVVCRQLQCGVALSNQQVPAWFGPGSGPIWLDEVECEGNETSLWSCSSPGWGKHDCNHKEDVGVMCSEFKEIRLTEGCEGNVEVFYNGSWGNVCWNQMDIDTASLICQELNCGRSGVLYASTPRVKSAPNWLDKVTCRPHDLNLWQCPSSPWGQNNCGEDEVAKITCSDHVPLRLSGGEGRCSGRLEVYHNAVWGSVCDDQWDISDAQVVCRQLGCGSALRADGNSVFGAGEGVVWLNKVECRGNEIHLWDCPLSLNNHTDCSHKEHAGLTCADLSVSTTPATTTSASSPVRSTSVTTPPFPPVLVIVLGVVLFLLLVPLLILIQQNRVMRRALSKRRHRTTTEAVYEEIQHRHNHFTQRGSLISEELHSGYEDADELLSAKDFETAYYDDVTNGSGLKGQ; from the exons ATGTCAGTGTGTGATGCTGCCTTTGACCAGCAggatgcagaggttgtgtgtagagagctggactgtggggctcctgtaCAGGTGCTAGGAGCAGCTGCTTTTGGCAAAGGAGATGCTCAGATATGGACACATGATATTCAGTGCAGAGGAAATGGATCCTATATAATTTTGTGTCCAACATCCTATTCTCTCAATCACACCTGCACCCATAAGAATGATATTGGACTGCAATGCTCTG GTTATGTTAACCTCAGACTGGCAAACGACCCTGACATCTGTTCTGGTCGAGTTGAGCGTCAATACTCAAATAAATGGGGCACAGTGTGTGATGCATGCTGGGATATGAGAGCTGCCAGTGTCCTCTGTAGACAGCTGAATTGTGGGATTGCTGTGTCTGTTGTGGGATCAGACTGGTTTGGAGAGGGAAGTGGTAAAATCTGGGCTGATGTGTTTGATTGTGACGGGAATGAAACAAAACTCTCAGAATGTTCCATCTCTTCATGGAGTCGAGCTGAATGTTCTCATAGACGAGATGTTGGAGTCATCTGCTCTG GTTCCTCTCTGGCTCTTCATGATGGTCTGGTGCGGTTGTCTGGAGAGAGACAGTGTGAGGGGGAGGTGGAGGTTTTCATCCATCAGGTCTGGAGGAGAGTTCTGCTGGACTCCTGGAGTCTCAATGAATCCTCTGTGGTCTGCAGACAGCTGGGCTGTGGCTCTGTGCTGAACTTCTACGGCTCCTCTTCATCCAGTCCTGAACACAGTCATGAGTGTGTGACGGGCTTCCAGTGCTCTGGGAGTGAAGCTCATCTGGGGAACTGCAGCTCTCCACAAACTCTCAACTGCAGCTCCACACAACAGCTGTCAATCACCTGCCTTG ATCACGGGTCCATCAGGCTGGTGGGTTCTGGGGGAGACTGTGCAGGGAGGCTGGAGGTTTTTCACAGCGGCTCATGGGGGACAGTGTGTGATGACTCCTGGGATATTAAAGATGCCCATGTGGTGTGCAGACAGCTGCAGTGTGGAGTGGCCCTCAGTAACCAGCAGGTACCAGCCTGGTTTGGTCCTGGTTCTGGACCCATATGGTTGGATGAGGTGGAGTGTGAGGGGAATGAGACGTCCCTGTGGAGCTGCTCTTCTCCAGGCTGGGGAAAACATGACTGTAATCACAAGGAGGACGTAGGAGTCATGTGCTCAG AGTTTAAAGAGATCAGGTTAACTGAGGGATGTGAAGGGAATGTGGAGGTTTTCTACAATGGATCCTGGGGAAATGTGTGTTGGAACCAGATGGACATAGACACAGCAAGTCTGATCTGTCAAGAGCTGAACTGTGGAAGATCTGGTGTTTTATATGCTTCTACACCAAGAGTGAAATCAGCTCCCAACTGGCTGGATAAAGTTACATGTCGACCACATGATTTAAATCTGTGGCAGTGTCCATCTTCACCCTGGGGACAGAATAACTGTGGTGAAGATGAAGTTGCCAAAATCACTTGCTCAG ATCATgttcctctcagactgagtgGAGGGGAGGGCCGGTGCTCTGGGAGGCTGGAGGTGTATCATAACGCTGTGTGGGGCTCAGTCTGTGATGATCAGTGGGACATCAGCGATGCTCAGGTGGTCTGCAGGCAGCTGGGTTGTGGATCAGCACTGAGGGCTGATGGGAATTCAGTCTTTGGTGCTGGTGAAGGTGTTGTGTGGCTGAACAAAGTCGAGTGCAGAGGGAATGAGATTCACCTGTGGGACTGTCCTCTCTCCCTGAATAACCACACTGACTGCTCACATAAAGAGCACGCTGGACTCACCTGTGCAG ATTTGTCAGTGTCCACTACTCCTGCCACAACAACATCAGCTTCTTCTCCAGTGCGCTCAACATCAGTCACTACTCCTCCATTCCCCCCAGTGCTTGTGATTGTACTGGGAGTTGTGCTCTTCCTGCTCTTAGTGCCACTGCTTATACTGATTCAGCAGAACAGAGTGATGAGGAGAG CTCTCTCTAAGAGGAGACACAGGACGACGACTGAGGCCGTTTATGAGGAGATTCAGCACAGACACAATCACTTCACTCAGAGGG